Proteins from a single region of Thermococcus sp. EP1:
- a CDS encoding peptidylprolyl isomerase translates to MKVEKGDFVVFNYIGKFENGEIFDTTYENIAKEAGIYTEDRTYGPLGANVGVGELISGMDEGLIGMEVGEKKTITIPPEKGYGMPRDDLIIDVPTSEFEKAGIEPIEGAYIMTDSGIARITAVGEENVTLDFNHPLAGKTLIFEVEIVDIEKEKSDKAEA, encoded by the coding sequence ATGAAAGTTGAAAAAGGCGATTTTGTGGTTTTTAACTACATTGGAAAGTTTGAGAATGGAGAAATTTTCGATACGACTTATGAGAATATTGCTAAAGAAGCAGGTATTTATACTGAAGATAGGACTTATGGCCCCCTTGGTGCCAATGTGGGGGTTGGTGAACTTATCTCCGGAATGGACGAAGGCCTAATAGGGATGGAAGTTGGAGAGAAGAAAACTATAACGATTCCCCCAGAAAAAGGATATGGTATGCCACGTGATGACTTAATAATTGATGTGCCAACAAGTGAATTCGAAAAAGCAGGTATAGAGCCGATAGAAGGAGCCTATATTATGACCGACAGTGGAATTGCAAGAATAACTGCTGTTGGAGAAGAGAACGTTACCCTTGACTTCAATCATCCACTTGCCGGGAAAACACTGATTTTTGAAGTAGAAATAGTGGACATAGAAAAAGAAAAATCAGATAAAGCCGAGGCTTGA
- a CDS encoding MoxR family ATPase, with amino-acid sequence MKIEEVHEKGNEILNEVGKAIVGKREVLKLMLATILADGHILIEDLPGLAKTLMAKSFAAALGVKFRRVQFTPDLLPSDILGVSVFNQKTLEFEFKEGPIFTNILLADEVNRAPPKTQSALLEAMQERQVTIEGKTRYLERPFVVIATQNPIEQEGTYPLPEAQLDRFLVRLRIGYPTKEEEVEILKRRIGRKKEEVDINQVSSSEEVIKMQKAIEEVYVSDAVLDYITEIVWATRENKKEIEVGASPRGSLALLRLSRAYAALDGRDYVIPDDVKRVAIPALSHRLILKRELWYTRVSQEMVVERMLEKIPVPKFE; translated from the coding sequence ATGAAAATAGAAGAGGTCCACGAAAAGGGAAATGAAATTTTGAATGAGGTAGGTAAGGCGATAGTTGGAAAAAGAGAAGTTTTGAAACTGATGCTGGCAACAATACTAGCAGATGGCCACATACTTATTGAAGACTTACCAGGCTTGGCAAAAACATTAATGGCAAAGAGCTTTGCTGCGGCTTTAGGCGTTAAATTTAGAAGAGTCCAGTTTACCCCCGATTTGTTGCCTTCGGATATTCTGGGAGTTAGTGTCTTTAACCAGAAAACTCTCGAGTTTGAGTTCAAAGAGGGTCCAATATTTACAAACATTCTTCTTGCAGATGAGGTCAATAGAGCACCTCCAAAAACCCAATCTGCTCTCCTTGAGGCTATGCAGGAAAGACAGGTAACAATAGAGGGAAAAACTCGCTATCTTGAGAGACCATTTGTGGTAATAGCAACTCAAAATCCCATAGAGCAGGAAGGGACGTACCCCCTTCCAGAGGCTCAGCTAGATAGGTTTTTGGTTAGGCTTAGAATAGGATATCCCACAAAGGAAGAAGAAGTCGAAATACTAAAGAGGAGAATTGGGAGAAAGAAGGAAGAAGTTGATATAAACCAGGTGAGCTCTTCTGAGGAAGTCATTAAAATGCAGAAGGCAATTGAAGAAGTTTATGTAAGTGACGCAGTGTTAGATTATATAACTGAGATAGTATGGGCTACAAGGGAGAATAAGAAGGAGATTGAAGTTGGAGCCTCACCAAGGGGAAGTTTGGCCTTACTTAGGCTTTCAAGGGCTTACGCTGCTTTGGATGGAAGAGATTATGTAATTCCTGATGATGTAAAGAGAGTAGCCATTCCTGCTTTAAGCCATCGCCTTATTCTAAAGAGGGAACTCTGGTACACAAGAGTCAGCCAAGAAATGGTAGTAGAGAGAATGCTTGAGAAAATACCAGTTCCAAAATTCGAGTGA
- a CDS encoding DUF2118 domain-containing protein has translation MEKVPRLFVESTAEECVENGKAKIDCIIIQENVEVRLKKEEKLPAFIDVKKAKFMKKEVYDRFHFYVDKYEHRMICDVIIVLPDRRTEIRLYKGDELMLLPVEGYVSSIIAEVGNRVRKSDAFAAITTKKGEVHYLKPPKNGTVVYIDEFSNRPHYVYYLLPEEH, from the coding sequence ATGGAAAAAGTCCCACGGCTTTTCGTTGAGAGCACTGCTGAGGAATGTGTTGAGAATGGTAAGGCAAAAATAGATTGTATAATTATTCAGGAAAACGTAGAAGTGAGGCTAAAGAAAGAAGAAAAACTTCCCGCGTTTATAGATGTAAAAAAAGCAAAATTCATGAAAAAAGAAGTCTATGACAGATTCCATTTCTATGTAGATAAATATGAGCATAGAATGATTTGTGATGTGATAATAGTCTTGCCAGATAGAAGAACAGAAATAAGACTTTACAAAGGAGATGAATTAATGCTCCTACCCGTAGAAGGATACGTCTCAAGTATAATCGCAGAGGTAGGAAATAGAGTCAGAAAAAGCGATGCATTTGCTGCAATAACAACTAAAAAAGGAGAAGTACACTACCTCAAACCACCTAAGAACGGAACAGTTGTTTACATCGATGAATTCAGCAACAGGCCACACTATGTATACTACCTTCTTCCAGAGGAGCATTAA
- a CDS encoding type II secretion system F family protein: MGLKARILEFIERLGQKTIEVSERPIRRIPKTLTLEERLQLLKKLQEEISEEREKRYEEEIEELVEWRKKELEKSFSHRFSEFMLRRFRGPVESFTRSIKGLDYDLLRANIKMSKEQYVALMIGVSIFSAIFGFILGILLILPIDISIMLGLLGFIGGFLYMRNYPRLVWRGRVIEVEKALPYVLRHMASLLSAGVGIAEAMVSVANADYGPISEEFDLMIRDMHGGTSFEDALTRFEERMASENVSRVVKQILRATRFGGNLADILYKLAEDFSFEYRMKLVEYIQKVNGIAFVYMFMTIIMPTLFVVAILAASMMSRSVVLPPSALAVILLFGFPAMSTMVVFMIKRSEPR; encoded by the coding sequence TTGGGATTGAAGGCTAGAATATTGGAGTTTATAGAAAGGTTAGGACAGAAAACTATTGAGGTGAGCGAACGACCTATTCGTAGAATCCCCAAGACGCTCACATTAGAGGAGAGACTCCAACTATTGAAAAAACTCCAAGAAGAGATCAGTGAAGAAAGAGAAAAGAGATATGAAGAAGAGATTGAGGAATTAGTAGAGTGGAGAAAGAAGGAACTGGAAAAATCTTTCAGTCACAGATTTTCAGAATTCATGTTGAGGCGTTTCAGAGGTCCAGTTGAATCTTTCACGAGATCTATCAAAGGTCTAGATTACGACCTGCTTCGTGCAAATATCAAAATGAGTAAGGAACAGTACGTCGCTTTGATGATAGGAGTATCAATTTTTTCTGCCATTTTTGGATTTATACTTGGTATTCTTCTCATTCTCCCAATTGACATATCAATAATGCTGGGACTTCTTGGTTTCATCGGTGGTTTTCTTTACATGAGGAATTATCCAAGGCTAGTGTGGAGAGGAAGAGTGATAGAGGTAGAAAAGGCGTTGCCATATGTATTGAGACACATGGCATCTCTCTTAAGTGCAGGTGTTGGTATAGCTGAGGCTATGGTTTCAGTGGCTAATGCCGATTATGGCCCAATCTCTGAGGAATTTGATCTAATGATAAGGGACATGCATGGTGGAACATCTTTTGAGGATGCTTTAACAAGATTTGAGGAGAGAATGGCTTCTGAAAACGTTAGCAGGGTTGTGAAGCAAATATTAAGGGCTACAAGATTCGGTGGAAACTTGGCAGATATATTATACAAACTTGCTGAGGACTTTTCCTTTGAATATAGGATGAAGCTCGTAGAATACATACAGAAGGTTAATGGTATAGCATTCGTTTACATGTTCATGACGATAATTATGCCGACACTCTTTGTTGTGGCAATACTTGCAGCATCTATGATGTCGAGAAGTGTTGTATTACCACCTTCCGCACTAGCTGTTATCTTATTGTTTGGATTCCCTGCCATGTCTACAATGGTAGTGTTCATGATAAAACGAAGCGAGCCGAGGTGA
- a CDS encoding CpaF family protein, with protein MEEKKKKRSGLSWIEEILNEEAPPLEEIIKDEHEEKPPSLRDKGDISTIPEVKTPTSYRSSETWGDRSLERILKRTHGPPVRTPAPTYYGEEAKVLDVYGNVRILKVSGEPIPIYEIRLPQLSEEEEKLVRIVRDRAIAEIQIDPESIPDPEERRRIFGRAVKNIMRELAPNVSEGRMEILVNLVVQNMIGYGKLDPLVRDDNLEEVMVIGTRKPVYVWHRKFYMCKTNIFFDDEREILNIIERIARQVGRRIDQQTPLLDARLPDGSRVNATIRPISLEGPTLTIRKFKKDPLTIIDLLKYGTFNLEIASLLWIFVDGLGVKPANVLVAGGTGSGKTTTLNALAMFIPPSERVISIEDTAELQLPIEHWVRLETRPPNIEGRGEITMDDLVKNTLRMRPDRIIVGEVRGPEARTMFTAMNTGHDGCMGTIHSNSARETIVRLESPPMNVPRIMIPALDVIIMQVRFNNRKKGTIRRITEIAEVSGIEGESVQLNTIYKYNPAKDELYHTGVPSRVMNQLAEHTGLTTEELLEERLKREVVLQWMVEKGIRSIEEVGHYIREFYINPEETLMRIEKDASLELTEKVRRII; from the coding sequence TTGGAAGAGAAAAAGAAAAAACGTTCAGGTTTATCATGGATAGAAGAAATCCTCAATGAGGAGGCTCCCCCATTAGAGGAAATAATAAAGGATGAACATGAAGAAAAACCCCCTAGTCTGAGAGATAAAGGGGACATTTCTACAATACCTGAGGTTAAGACTCCAACTTCGTATAGAAGTAGCGAGACATGGGGAGATAGAAGTTTAGAGAGAATACTGAAAAGGACTCATGGTCCCCCTGTGAGAACTCCTGCACCAACATACTATGGTGAAGAGGCAAAAGTACTTGATGTTTATGGTAATGTGAGAATTCTAAAAGTTAGTGGAGAGCCAATACCGATATACGAAATTCGACTTCCACAATTAAGTGAAGAGGAAGAAAAGTTGGTTAGGATAGTTCGAGATAGGGCGATTGCTGAAATTCAAATAGACCCAGAAAGCATCCCTGACCCAGAAGAAAGAAGGAGGATTTTTGGTAGGGCCGTGAAGAACATAATGAGAGAACTTGCTCCAAATGTTTCGGAAGGAAGAATGGAGATTCTAGTAAATCTAGTGGTTCAGAACATGATTGGATACGGTAAACTAGATCCATTAGTTAGAGACGATAATTTAGAAGAAGTTATGGTTATTGGGACTAGAAAGCCAGTCTATGTGTGGCATAGGAAGTTCTATATGTGTAAAACGAACATATTTTTTGACGATGAAAGAGAGATATTAAACATAATTGAACGCATAGCTAGACAGGTTGGAAGAAGGATTGATCAGCAAACACCCCTTTTAGATGCTCGTTTACCCGATGGAAGTAGAGTTAATGCAACAATTAGACCTATAAGCTTAGAAGGCCCTACGTTGACCATAAGAAAATTCAAAAAGGATCCTTTGACGATAATTGATCTTCTGAAGTATGGTACATTCAATTTAGAAATAGCATCCTTATTGTGGATCTTTGTTGATGGGCTTGGAGTTAAGCCAGCAAACGTACTTGTAGCGGGAGGAACAGGTTCGGGTAAGACCACAACTCTTAATGCATTAGCAATGTTTATTCCTCCAAGTGAACGTGTAATTAGCATAGAAGATACAGCTGAGCTTCAACTCCCAATTGAACACTGGGTGAGACTTGAAACTAGACCACCAAATATCGAAGGTAGAGGAGAAATCACAATGGACGACCTAGTTAAAAATACCTTACGTATGAGGCCAGATAGGATTATTGTAGGTGAGGTCAGAGGTCCAGAGGCAAGAACGATGTTCACTGCAATGAATACTGGACACGATGGTTGTATGGGTACGATACACTCTAACTCTGCAAGAGAAACTATTGTTAGGCTTGAGAGTCCCCCTATGAACGTTCCAAGGATTATGATTCCAGCCCTTGACGTCATCATAATGCAGGTGAGATTTAACAACAGAAAGAAAGGAACTATAAGAAGGATCACTGAGATTGCAGAAGTTTCAGGAATAGAAGGAGAAAGCGTTCAGTTGAACACGATTTACAAGTACAATCCAGCAAAGGATGAACTCTATCATACTGGAGTTCCAAGCAGGGTCATGAACCAGCTTGCTGAACACACTGGGCTCACCACAGAGGAACTCTTAGAAGAGAGGCTAAAGAGAGAAGTCGTTCTCCAATGGATGGTAGAAAAGGGAATAAGAAGTATCGAAGAAGTTGGGCACTATATAAGAGAATTCTACATTAATCCGGAAGAGACTTTGATGAGGATCGAAAAAGACGCTTCCCTTGAACTGACTGAGAAAGTAAGAAGAATCATATAA
- a CDS encoding DUF4129 domain-containing protein, producing MKRRLTILYFIIVLLMSAIISSQAKIGEIKKGTQDYYLIGLFFAILIVIAGIILIQIFLTVGDPFAKEGPGYKVNWGIFLAIIVGSIIIALPILYKVYKTPLPNMTINQTEGIYYVNQSYRVSFYERYFQNPLGPSVEGSIYLYALFGVLVALLAYVAVRFYLDLRTARERRKLKEMVEKFDKKLEEEGISFLGDPNEIVVKLYKNAVIWLKLLGIPYRESWTHWEHAERVKYKHEAYVALAKLFEKAKYAPEKVTMEDARRAYDLYMRIKGDVNEV from the coding sequence ATGAAGCGTAGATTGACAATCCTTTATTTTATCATTGTTCTACTAATGAGTGCCATAATAAGCTCTCAAGCTAAAATTGGAGAGATTAAAAAGGGAACTCAAGACTATTACTTAATTGGACTGTTCTTTGCTATTTTGATAGTTATTGCAGGGATAATATTAATTCAGATCTTTCTTACAGTTGGGGATCCATTTGCCAAAGAAGGCCCAGGTTACAAAGTAAATTGGGGAATATTTCTTGCTATAATTGTTGGTTCTATCATAATAGCCCTTCCAATCCTTTACAAGGTGTATAAGACACCCTTGCCAAATATGACCATTAACCAGACAGAAGGAATCTACTATGTTAACCAGAGTTACCGTGTCAGCTTTTATGAGAGATACTTCCAGAACCCGTTAGGCCCCTCTGTCGAAGGAAGTATTTATTTATATGCCCTCTTTGGAGTGCTTGTGGCCCTTTTGGCTTATGTTGCTGTTAGATTTTATCTTGATTTAAGGACCGCAAGGGAGAGGAGAAAACTTAAAGAGATGGTAGAGAAATTTGATAAAAAATTGGAGGAAGAGGGCATAAGTTTCCTTGGAGATCCAAATGAAATAGTTGTCAAATTGTACAAAAATGCGGTGATATGGCTCAAACTTTTGGGCATCCCCTACAGGGAAAGTTGGACCCACTGGGAACATGCTGAGAGAGTGAAGTATAAGCACGAAGCATATGTAGCCCTTGCAAAGCTATTTGAAAAAGCGAAATATGCACCTGAAAAGGTCACAATGGAGGATGCTAGAAGAGCTTACGATCTTTATATGAGGATTAAGGGGGATGTGAATGAGGTTTAA
- a CDS encoding DUF515 domain-containing protein, producing MAEDIEEKIRRLRELGKVSVEERGESKTPSVPVARPSGPTRKPSRLGRLRERERRRRIIIGASILAIIIIAVVVGVYITYQNRAAKQLEEAKLAKITEVNKYFTGELQNDTLKTQLINQISRAQSVEELEKIDVKTLAEQRKAQLEEEKRQKELQDAKTVKLSEIEQSFELLLSQPLPADIKSEAIQTLNQLKERVNSAESKDEVLLVDPNPYLLDLWRKYYYYLIDATPTQKVILKKGVEKSIYTKPEAKYVLSKITDFAELMQYTIEKAEMVQVALVLPRENVNGAFLSSGDKVKIFAQVNATSIQKIADEGYITTVLLLKDSGEISVSESQTESNNIESSTETSYSDQYSESYAPGEQSITYEQSKDESHSTTQSSSQTITASYTYNVALSEILKAIAANKIAAPDEVKEQLSRYMWKVFGLEQDTGLMATDPTAKVLVIVEVPAEFVEDILKYRNALYITKIVG from the coding sequence GTGGCGGAAGATATTGAAGAAAAAATTAGACGTTTGAGAGAATTAGGGAAAGTTTCTGTTGAGGAGAGGGGGGAATCAAAAACTCCCTCTGTGCCAGTTGCAAGACCATCTGGTCCCACTAGAAAACCCTCTAGACTTGGTAGACTTAGAGAGAGGGAAAGACGTAGGAGAATTATTATTGGTGCTTCTATTCTGGCGATAATTATCATAGCTGTTGTTGTTGGGGTGTACATAACCTATCAAAATAGGGCAGCGAAACAGCTTGAAGAGGCTAAACTTGCAAAAATCACGGAGGTCAATAAATACTTCACTGGGGAACTTCAAAATGATACTTTGAAAACACAGCTGATAAATCAAATTAGCAGGGCCCAAAGCGTAGAAGAACTTGAGAAAATTGATGTGAAAACTTTGGCAGAGCAAAGAAAAGCACAGTTAGAAGAAGAAAAGCGTCAAAAGGAACTTCAAGATGCAAAGACGGTTAAGTTATCAGAGATAGAACAATCATTTGAACTCCTTCTTTCTCAGCCCCTTCCAGCGGACATAAAAAGTGAGGCTATTCAGACATTAAACCAACTAAAGGAGAGAGTTAATTCGGCAGAATCCAAGGACGAAGTTTTATTGGTTGATCCCAATCCATATTTGCTTGATCTATGGAGGAAGTACTATTATTACCTTATAGATGCCACTCCAACTCAAAAAGTTATTCTCAAGAAAGGTGTTGAGAAGAGCATATATACAAAACCAGAGGCCAAATACGTTCTAAGCAAAATTACAGACTTTGCTGAATTGATGCAGTATACAATCGAGAAAGCAGAGATGGTTCAAGTTGCCTTGGTTCTCCCAAGAGAAAATGTTAACGGGGCGTTCTTGTCTTCTGGGGACAAAGTAAAGATTTTTGCTCAGGTAAATGCAACATCTATCCAAAAGATAGCTGATGAAGGATACATAACCACTGTGCTCCTTTTAAAAGATTCAGGCGAGATTTCAGTTTCTGAGTCACAGACAGAGAGTAATAATATAGAAAGTTCTACAGAGACCTCTTACTCAGATCAATACTCGGAGAGTTATGCACCTGGCGAGCAATCAATCACCTACGAACAGAGCAAAGATGAAAGCCATTCAACCACACAATCAAGTTCACAGACAATAACTGCTTCCTACACCTACAACGTGGCGTTATCAGAAATATTGAAAGCAATTGCAGCTAACAAAATAGCAGCTCCAGACGAGGTTAAAGAACAGCTGAGCAGATACATGTGGAAAGTGTTTGGTCTAGAGCAGGATACAGGCCTCATGGCCACAGACCCAACGGCCAAAGTTCTGGTGATAGTTGAAGTACCGGCAGAGTTCGTTGAAGACATACTCAAATATAGAAACGCGCTTTACATAACAAAGATTGTAGGGTGA
- a CDS encoding DUF58 domain-containing protein: MREFYPTGKALQLLLALWLGVLIAFFTLRWDMIYLTLPIMWLFFIAVAFFKPRLDVEIERILPHDRILEGEIIEVKLKVKSKERIPSLKITEDVPEELEIIEGSKEFLLSLKKDEVREVSYKIKVRRGVHEFTRIRMSYQDPFGFFKKDREVELYDELIGVPLIEDVITPYSTKGTKITVGPLPSPRIGEGVEFHAIREYQPGDPFKIINWKATAKIGKIMSNEYESERKVDVVIVLDAGYLGAEVIDYSVRAAASLMLDCLKNGTSFGLLLSESVPLWARVDYGKRHFFRCVDLLSTAKPDKNNLIAYQVEHLIRTRFPANAQIIYISPLVSEESRKALKMMYYYGYKTIVISPDPYSALKPRSKEQELAIKILDLKRKAYLRKLSPYALIIDWDIRKPLKTAIAEVVTI, from the coding sequence ATGAGGGAGTTTTATCCAACTGGAAAGGCACTTCAACTTTTACTTGCTTTATGGCTAGGGGTATTAATAGCGTTCTTCACATTAAGATGGGACATGATTTATTTAACGCTTCCAATAATGTGGCTTTTCTTCATTGCTGTGGCCTTTTTCAAACCTCGACTTGATGTAGAGATTGAGCGCATTCTTCCTCACGATAGGATCCTCGAGGGAGAGATTATAGAAGTGAAGCTTAAAGTCAAATCAAAAGAGAGGATCCCAAGCTTAAAAATAACCGAAGATGTTCCAGAAGAACTTGAAATAATTGAAGGCAGTAAGGAATTTTTACTCTCGCTAAAAAAAGACGAGGTTAGAGAAGTTTCCTATAAAATTAAAGTTCGCAGAGGAGTTCATGAGTTCACCAGAATTAGGATGAGTTACCAAGATCCTTTTGGCTTTTTCAAAAAGGATAGAGAGGTTGAATTATACGATGAACTTATTGGCGTGCCCCTTATTGAGGATGTAATAACTCCTTATTCCACAAAGGGAACGAAAATAACCGTTGGCCCATTACCATCTCCCAGAATTGGTGAAGGGGTTGAATTTCATGCAATTAGAGAGTATCAGCCTGGAGATCCATTTAAAATAATTAACTGGAAAGCAACAGCCAAAATTGGCAAGATAATGAGTAACGAATATGAGAGCGAAAGAAAGGTGGATGTTGTAATAGTTCTTGATGCAGGTTACCTGGGTGCTGAGGTTATAGATTATTCTGTAAGAGCGGCAGCTTCTCTTATGTTAGACTGTCTCAAAAATGGAACAAGCTTTGGTCTTCTGCTTTCTGAAAGTGTTCCCCTTTGGGCCAGAGTGGATTATGGAAAAAGGCATTTCTTCAGATGTGTTGACCTCTTGAGCACAGCAAAACCCGATAAGAACAATCTCATTGCCTATCAAGTGGAGCATCTCATACGAACACGCTTCCCGGCAAATGCTCAGATAATTTACATTTCTCCACTAGTAAGTGAGGAAAGCAGAAAAGCCCTGAAGATGATGTACTATTATGGCTATAAGACAATAGTTATTTCCCCTGACCCTTATTCTGCTTTAAAACCGAGAAGCAAAGAGCAGGAACTTGCAATTAAGATCTTAGACCTTAAAAGAAAGGCCTATCTCAGGAAGCTTTCCCCCTATGCGTTGATAATAGATTGGGATATTAGGAAGCCTCTTAAAACAGCCATTGCGGAGGTCGTTACCATATGA
- a CDS encoding type II secretion system F family protein, which produces MPEITFLHPIAKALERIIPKKWTRRYTLFLYSAGISFLALEFLIVSFLLALLVSIVVFIISPVKLYALPVFFAVFVGVAWVYPYWKLIKKIENMENNIPDAFFYLASSLRAGVSFSEALEEASTARFGALTEEFKRTVSEIKRGRSTYEALKAFALRNRRSIIIYRSTMIILEAYERGAPMADVLVAVANDVREILRIKKERKASTGMQTMFFIIASGFLGPIILGIVSQIMGGMNTPEVGLNLPLDAIYNILLAFVALQAIVSGLGIGIIREGKFSAGFKYSAMLAVMGVLTFLVATKIQISSLGFI; this is translated from the coding sequence ATGCCTGAAATTACCTTTCTACATCCGATTGCAAAGGCCCTTGAAAGGATAATTCCAAAGAAGTGGACTAGGAGGTACACCCTGTTTCTGTATTCTGCAGGCATATCATTCTTGGCACTAGAATTTTTAATAGTGTCTTTCCTACTTGCACTTTTAGTGAGTATTGTAGTCTTCATAATTTCTCCAGTCAAGCTTTATGCACTACCTGTCTTCTTTGCCGTATTCGTTGGAGTTGCGTGGGTGTATCCTTACTGGAAGCTCATTAAGAAAATTGAAAACATGGAAAACAACATTCCTGATGCGTTTTTCTATTTGGCGAGTTCTCTTAGGGCTGGAGTATCGTTTTCGGAGGCATTGGAAGAGGCCTCTACTGCTAGATTTGGAGCCTTAACAGAGGAGTTTAAAAGAACAGTCAGTGAGATAAAGAGAGGTAGGTCAACTTATGAGGCTTTAAAGGCTTTTGCACTGAGAAACAGGAGATCAATTATAATATACCGATCTACGATGATCATCCTTGAGGCCTATGAAAGAGGTGCACCAATGGCTGATGTGTTGGTAGCTGTTGCTAATGATGTTCGTGAGATCCTAAGAATAAAAAAAGAGAGAAAAGCTTCTACGGGAATGCAAACAATGTTTTTCATAATTGCAAGTGGATTCCTTGGTCCGATAATCCTTGGGATAGTCTCTCAAATCATGGGGGGCATGAATACGCCAGAGGTTGGTCTCAACCTACCGCTGGATGCTATTTACAACATTCTCTTAGCATTTGTGGCACTGCAGGCAATAGTTTCTGGATTGGGAATTGGAATAATAAGAGAAGGAAAGTTCTCAGCAGGCTTTAAATACAGCGCAATGCTTGCCGTAATGGGTGTCTTAACGTTTCTCGTAGCTACTAAGATTCAAATATCAAGCCTCGGCTTTATCTGA
- a CDS encoding carbohydrate kinase family protein, with translation MELVVLGHVAIDHVIFPNKKEIILPGGAATAVATSAALSGAKVGLVTKVGKDFPKEWLEKLEQIIDIRGVQILEGNTIHIYMIYHEDGSVDAPVDMGVAQKMGETKIPEEYLNAKIFHISPIPPEEQLKAIKRLKGKRISLDFNPTYMEDYRTKKDLMMEIISKTEIIFPNEREALTITGERDIKKAIEKLHTWGAKIVVVTMGEKGVLLYNGESFMHFKALPIDEIIDPTGAGDAFAGGFLAYYAKEKPIEECIKQGLLRAREVLKKKGSWSIEV, from the coding sequence ATGGAATTAGTAGTACTCGGACACGTTGCAATCGACCATGTTATATTTCCAAATAAAAAGGAGATAATTCTCCCTGGAGGAGCTGCTACTGCTGTAGCTACTTCAGCAGCCTTAAGTGGTGCCAAAGTGGGATTAGTGACAAAAGTCGGCAAGGATTTTCCAAAAGAGTGGCTTGAGAAGCTTGAGCAAATCATAGATATAAGAGGAGTGCAAATTCTTGAAGGAAATACCATTCACATATACATGATTTACCATGAAGACGGAAGTGTTGATGCTCCTGTAGATATGGGAGTAGCTCAGAAAATGGGAGAGACAAAAATTCCTGAAGAGTATTTAAATGCAAAGATCTTCCATATCTCTCCAATACCTCCTGAAGAGCAGCTTAAAGCGATAAAACGCCTAAAAGGTAAACGAATAAGCCTGGATTTTAACCCAACCTACATGGAGGACTACAGAACTAAAAAGGACCTTATGATGGAAATCATATCAAAAACAGAAATAATTTTTCCAAATGAAAGAGAAGCCCTGACAATAACTGGAGAACGAGACATCAAAAAAGCTATCGAAAAACTTCACACATGGGGAGCTAAGATTGTTGTTGTTACTATGGGTGAAAAGGGTGTTCTCTTATATAATGGAGAAAGCTTTATGCACTTCAAGGCCCTCCCAATTGATGAAATCATTGACCCTACCGGAGCTGGAGATGCCTTTGCTGGAGGTTTTCTGGCCTATTACGCAAAAGAAAAACCGATAGAAGAATGCATAAAACAAGGGCTGCTAAGGGCAAGGGAAGTTTTGAAGAAGAAGGGAAGCTGGAGTATTGAAGTCTAA